From a region of the Macrobrachium nipponense isolate FS-2020 chromosome 20, ASM1510439v2, whole genome shotgun sequence genome:
- the LOC135224092 gene encoding beta-1,3-galactosyltransferase 1-like isoform X1, whose amino-acid sequence MFVNTASNYEYSDDDDDDQSMVSLRMGRTVHRTYMGRRSGCSQPAVIALLLISCFIFILFHLASMVPRKPVPPNFAWAANASRNITLYIRPNEPTSLLQPKNFCKPNPFILFVVPSAINNTKERVAIRRTWGQWANTHASRVLTKEESPPNKNNQKSPLEPYVHPARLSKLVFLLGKSRGQDPISSSVLEESRLYGDIVVEDFVDSYTNLTLKSVFMLKWVHQNCPNVNFVMKVDDDIFVNVLNLEQALMNKTVAKTPLLLGSLICGARPIHDQWSKWYTPKYMFREGKYPNYLSGTGYVISGDIIQSLLKAALSTDYFHLEDVFITGLCARTIGVRAVDHVGFSYQPRAISACLYRDVIMGHGVLPSEMVILWNRMNHPASFEKCHPIKKSKLRGHTPTKCNWR is encoded by the exons ATGTTTGTAAATACTGCATCGAACTATGAATactcagatgatgatgatgatgaccagtca ATGGTCAGTCTGCGAATGGGCAGGACTGTGCACCGAACTTACATGGGGCGAAGATCAGGATGCTCGCAGCCTGCTGTTATAGCATTATTGCTGATATCATGTTTCATCTTCATCCTCTTCCACTTAGCGAGTATGGTACCTAGGAAGCCAG TGCCACCTAACTTTGCCTGGGCTGCCAATGCTTCGAgaaatataacactatatattagACCCAACGAACCAACTTCTCTCCTTCAACCGAAAAATTTTTGCAAGCCaaatccttttattttgtttgttgtcCCTAGTGCAATTAATAACACCAAAGAAAGAGTAGCCATAAGAAGAACTTGGGGTCAGTGGGCAAATACTCATGCTTCAAGAGTTTTAACAAAAGAAGAATCTccaccaaataaaaataatcagaaaagtCCCTTGGAACCTTATGTCCATCCAGCTAGGCTGTCCAAACTAGTCTTTCTGCTTGGAAAAAGTCGTGGACAAGACCCTATAAGTAGCTCAGTTCTTGAGGAAAGTAGATTATATGGTGATATTGTTGTTGAAGATTTTGTTGACTCATACACTAATCTTACATTAAAATCAGTGTTTATGTTGAAATGGGTTCACCAGAATTGTCCCAATGTTAACTTTGTAATGAAGGTTGATGATGATATTTTTGTCAATGTTCTTAATCTTGAGCAAGCTTTGATGAATAAGACTGTTGCTAAAACACCACTTCTGCTAGGAAGTCTCATTTGTGGTGCTAGACCAATTCATGACCAGTGGTCCAAATGGTATACTCCAAAGTATATGTTTCGAGAAGGTAAATACCCAAATTATCTATCTGGGACAGGTTATGTTATTTCAGGAGATATAATTCAGTCTCTCCTGAAAGCTGCCTTATCCACAGATTACTTTCACCTAGAAGATGTCTTCATTACAGGGTTGTGTGCTAGAACTATAGGTGTTCGTGCTGTTGATCATGTAGGTTTTAGTTATCAACCAAGAGCCATTAGTGCATGTTTATATCGAGATGTGATTATGGGGCATGGTGTTTTACCTTCAGAAATGGTCATACTTTGGAACAGGATGAACCACCCAGCATCCTTTGAGAAATGCCATCCTATAAAGAAATCAAAGTTACGAGGTCACACTCCAACAAAATGTAACTGGAGATAG
- the LOC135224092 gene encoding beta-1,3-galactosyltransferase 1-like isoform X2 → MVSLRMGRTVHRTYMGRRSGCSQPAVIALLLISCFIFILFHLASMVPRKPVPPNFAWAANASRNITLYIRPNEPTSLLQPKNFCKPNPFILFVVPSAINNTKERVAIRRTWGQWANTHASRVLTKEESPPNKNNQKSPLEPYVHPARLSKLVFLLGKSRGQDPISSSVLEESRLYGDIVVEDFVDSYTNLTLKSVFMLKWVHQNCPNVNFVMKVDDDIFVNVLNLEQALMNKTVAKTPLLLGSLICGARPIHDQWSKWYTPKYMFREGKYPNYLSGTGYVISGDIIQSLLKAALSTDYFHLEDVFITGLCARTIGVRAVDHVGFSYQPRAISACLYRDVIMGHGVLPSEMVILWNRMNHPASFEKCHPIKKSKLRGHTPTKCNWR, encoded by the exons ATGGTCAGTCTGCGAATGGGCAGGACTGTGCACCGAACTTACATGGGGCGAAGATCAGGATGCTCGCAGCCTGCTGTTATAGCATTATTGCTGATATCATGTTTCATCTTCATCCTCTTCCACTTAGCGAGTATGGTACCTAGGAAGCCAG TGCCACCTAACTTTGCCTGGGCTGCCAATGCTTCGAgaaatataacactatatattagACCCAACGAACCAACTTCTCTCCTTCAACCGAAAAATTTTTGCAAGCCaaatccttttattttgtttgttgtcCCTAGTGCAATTAATAACACCAAAGAAAGAGTAGCCATAAGAAGAACTTGGGGTCAGTGGGCAAATACTCATGCTTCAAGAGTTTTAACAAAAGAAGAATCTccaccaaataaaaataatcagaaaagtCCCTTGGAACCTTATGTCCATCCAGCTAGGCTGTCCAAACTAGTCTTTCTGCTTGGAAAAAGTCGTGGACAAGACCCTATAAGTAGCTCAGTTCTTGAGGAAAGTAGATTATATGGTGATATTGTTGTTGAAGATTTTGTTGACTCATACACTAATCTTACATTAAAATCAGTGTTTATGTTGAAATGGGTTCACCAGAATTGTCCCAATGTTAACTTTGTAATGAAGGTTGATGATGATATTTTTGTCAATGTTCTTAATCTTGAGCAAGCTTTGATGAATAAGACTGTTGCTAAAACACCACTTCTGCTAGGAAGTCTCATTTGTGGTGCTAGACCAATTCATGACCAGTGGTCCAAATGGTATACTCCAAAGTATATGTTTCGAGAAGGTAAATACCCAAATTATCTATCTGGGACAGGTTATGTTATTTCAGGAGATATAATTCAGTCTCTCCTGAAAGCTGCCTTATCCACAGATTACTTTCACCTAGAAGATGTCTTCATTACAGGGTTGTGTGCTAGAACTATAGGTGTTCGTGCTGTTGATCATGTAGGTTTTAGTTATCAACCAAGAGCCATTAGTGCATGTTTATATCGAGATGTGATTATGGGGCATGGTGTTTTACCTTCAGAAATGGTCATACTTTGGAACAGGATGAACCACCCAGCATCCTTTGAGAAATGCCATCCTATAAAGAAATCAAAGTTACGAGGTCACACTCCAACAAAATGTAACTGGAGATAG